The DNA segment CTCTTGCCTTCCTGATTGATGCGGTCATCGTGATCGTGCCGATCATCGCCGCATCGATCGCGATTTTCGTGTTTGGCTTCCTTACCTTGGGACTTGGCTGGTATCTGTTCGGACTACTCAGCCCGGCCTATGTGATCTGGGCGTTGGCCTATACCGGCCTGACGCTTGGCGGATCGCAGTCCGCGACGATCGGTATGCGGGCGATGGGGCTCGAGATGCGGTTGTGGCATGGCGCGCCGATGTACCCCTTGCTTGCCGTGCTCAGCATCGTACTGTTCTGGGTATCGGTAAGCGTGCTCACGCCGCTCGT comes from the Ancylobacter pratisalsi genome and includes:
- a CDS encoding RDD family protein, with protein sequence MSDTFYGEPKPYAIDPYAEPEYFEGVLWRRTLAFLIDAVIVIVPIIAASIAIFVFGFLTLGLGWYLFGLLSPAYVIWALAYTGLTLGGSQSATIGMRAMGLEMRLWHGAPMYPLLAVLSIVLFWVSVSVLTPLVVVVGLFNARKRLLHDLVLGTVVTNTEERVAAIRGYRP